ACGTGGGCGGCCCGGGGCGCAGATCACCAGGCGCAGCATGCTGTGGCCCCAGCGGCTGACCCAGTTCTGGTTGGCCTCGGCCAGCAGGTAGTCGACCTCGTAGACCCGCTCCGGGTCGATCTCGCCCAAGGGTTGGCGGGCGAAGTCGTTGCCGGCGTTGAGGAACGGTAGGCCCTTGGCGCAGGCGTCCTGGCGCGGCGCCCAGTCGAAGTGGTCGCGCAGGTACTGGTTCAGCGCCGGGCGGCGACAGGCGTAGCTCGGGTCGAGGAGGAAGTACTCCATGTTGACCGCGACGAACTCCTTCGGGCTGCTCAGCTCGTAGGGATCCGGGCTGCGCACCAGCTGGCCGTTGTGCTGCTCTCGCTCGCCGCGCCGGCCGACGTACTGCGGCCAGCCGGCCAGGTCCAGCAGGCGCGGGTCGTCGCTCAAGGTGAAGCGGCGTTCGGCCTGGCCGCGACAGTCCTGCGGCAGGCCGACCTTGCCAAGTGCGCCCTGCTGGCGCTTGCAGCGGCTGATCAGCTGGCGCTCGGCCTGCGGCCACAGGCGGGCGCGGTCATAGATATGGGTCAGCTCGTGGAGCACGGTGGCGAGCAGTTCTTCACGGACCGTGCCATGGGGGCGGTTGGTCTTCTCGCGGACGGCGCTGCCGTCTACGAGGCCCGGCAGCAGGCGCCGGTTGAGATCCAGGCTGGCGACCGGCGAAGCCTGGCCATAGGCATCCTCGGGCATGCGCGAGGTCCAGCTGACCAGGATCTGCCGGTCGAGCTGCTGCTTGAAGCGCGGTGGCAGCTTGGCCATGGCTTCGTCGAGCAGCACCTGGCTGGCCTGCTGTTGCGAAGGGTCGAGGCCGTCGGTCTGCAGCACCAGCTGCAGATCGGCCAGGGCGGGCGTGCCAAGCAGCGTCAGGGCGCAGCCCAGCAGCCAGGCACGCATGCGCTTCACAGGGCGAGGATGGCTTCGGCCAGCACCTGGTCGCTGGCGTCGCGGGCTTCGGGCACGCGAGCGCGCAAGGTGTCGAAGGCGGCTTCGAGCTGCGCACCGCGGATGTCGCCATTGCTGGCGACGAAGCTGGCGGCGTCGTCGTGGGCTTCACGCACCACTTTCGAGTCGCGGATCGAGGTGGTGGTGTCAGAGGTGAAGTCGATCGAACGGCCAAAGGCGCGGACGATGATGTTGCTGGTGGCCACCAGGGTGTGTGCCTGGGCCAGGTCGGCGAGCAGCAGCATGCCGAGGGTGGCGGCGATCAGCGGTTTACGCATGGAGCATCTCCGGAAATGCAAGGGAGCGGGTGTAGTTATTGGACGAGAATCGCCTCGGCCAGTTCACGGTCGCCGACAGAGTGCCGGGCGCAGCCTTGGCGCAGGGCGTCGAACGCCGCCTCCAGGCGGGCGCCACGGATCAGCCCGTCGCTGGCGACGAACACGGCGGCATCGTCACGGGCCGCGACGATCCGTTTGCGGTCGAAGGGGGCGGCCGTGACCTGGCTGGTGACGTAGCCCGTGATGACCAGGCTCTGGGTAGTGGCATCCATCGCCTGGGCGCTGTTTATGCAGGCCAGGGCGGCAAAGGAAAGCAATAGGTAACGCATGGGCTCTGGAAGTGGCGATTGTCTCGGGCTGCGAAGGCTACCCCGGATGCACGGCTCGGGGCCAGTGAATCCGGGGCAAGGGCAGGGTCAGATAGCGAGGATGGCGCGCGCCAGCTGCGCATCGCTGGCTTGCAGGGCCGGCAACTGCTGGCGGATATGCACGAATGCGCTTTCCAGCTTGGCACCGCGGATGGCGCCATCGCTGCCGACGAAGCTGGCGGCATCGTCACGGGCGGCCTTGACGATCTTGTCGTCGCGGAACGAGGAGGAGATATCGGACGTGGCGTCGGTCGAGGCGGCTACGGCGCCGACGACGGCGTCGGTGGTGACGACGAAGCTGGTGGCGTTGGCGGCACCGGCGAGGGACAGCAGCAAGGCGGCGCCAATCAGTTGATAACGGGACATGTTGGTGGACTCCTGCACAGGGTCAAGGGTGGTTCTGGTTATCGGACGCTCGCTTGGCTCGTCACGGTACTTTAAGTGCCAGGCGCGTAAGACAAGCGTATCACGCGGCGGTTCTGACGCCTGGGCGCGAAAAACGGATCAAATCGTAACTGTATCTATAGATTTTCAATTCTATAAAACTGTTATGTTTGCGTACGCAAGTGCTCTACTGCGCGGCTTAAAACAAAAAACCCGCCGCAGTTGCCTGCGGCGGGTTCTTGAGAATTCACGGTGCCGGCCTGGGCCGGCGGCCGGCGCTTAGCGCCAGAAAGGCTTGCTCAGCTCTTCGTAGCGCTGCGACTCGCTGATACCGGCGTCCGCCAGCAGGCGGGAGTCCAGGCGCGCCAGTTGGCGGCGGCTGGCCATGCGGCGCTGCCACAGTACCAGGGTGGACAGGACGCGCAGCGGCAGGGCGGCGTTGGAAGCTTGGGCGTTTTCGAAAACCAGGTCGGAACTGAGGGTACGTTCCATGATGTGTCATCCTTCCGCTTGTGGCGGCATTAGGGAGTGATTTAACTGGTGCCCATCTTCCTCCTCTCTCGTCCAGAACAGTAGGTACAGTTCATGTGTATTGTGATGGGCCAGTTAACTGTTGAAAGCGACTGTTGCACCGGTTATTGAGGGAACTGTACTGGTGCGCACTTTTTTGGTGCGATTTTGTGGTGTTGGCAGGGAAATGGTCGGCAGGAAGTGAGGTATATAGCAGTACAGTAGTACAGTTTTATATGGATGCTGGCTTCAAAGTGTTCAGCGATACAGTTGCGGCGCTTGTGAAATCGAGCGCCGCCCGCGCGGCGCATCGCCGGCAAGCCGGCTCCCACATCTGTTTCGGGCCAATCATGCCTGTGCCGCCGCGGCTGTACGCCTTGTTAGTGCGACGCGATTTCTGTGGGAGTGGGCTTGTCGTGGCGCCTCAAGCAGATACTGCAGCCCGCCGCGCACGCTCAGCCTTGCCCAGCAGTCGCTTCATCCGCCATTCGAAGCCGAACGTCAGCGCCACCGCCGCGCAGGCCAGCCCCAGCGCCAGCCCCCACCAGATACCCTGTGCGCCGCCACCGAAGGTGAAGGCGAACAGCCAGGCGCTTGGCGCACCCACCAGCCAGTAGCACACCAGGCCGATCAGGAAGGTGGTCTTGGCGTCCTTCAGGCCGCGGATCGAGCCCATGGCGATGGTCTGCACGCCATCGAACAGTTCGAACCACGCCGCCACCATCACCAATTGCACCGCCAGCATGAAGATCGCGGCGAAGGCCGGGTCGTTGCGATCGATGAACAGTCCGACCAGGGCGTCCGGCAGCAACCAGAACAGTGCCGCGAAGGCGAACATCAGCGATGCGCCAAAGCCAATACCCACGCGCCCGGCGCTACGGGCCGCCAGCAAGTTGCCGGCGCCGTAATAAAGGCCGACGCGCATGGTCACCGCATACGAAAGGCCCGTCGGCACCATGAACGCGGTGGAGACGATCTGCAGGGCGATCTGGTGCGCCGCCAGCTCCGTGCTGCCGAGCACGCCCATGCACAGGGCGGCAAAGGCGAACAAGCCCACTTCGACCATATAGGTGCCGCCGATCGGCAGGCCCAGCCGCCACAGCTCGCGCAGTGCCGGCAGGGAAGGGCGCAGCAGGCCCTTGCGCAGCGGGTAGGCGGCATAGGCCTTGTGCCAGCGGATATACAGTGCGAGCGCGATGGCCATGCCGAGGGTCACCACCGCCGTGACCAGGCCGATCCCCATCAGGCCCAGCTTGGGCAGGCCGAACATGCCCTCGATCAGGGCGTGGTTGAACAGGTAGTTGAACACCGTGCCCACCAGGCTGATGACCATCACCGGCGTGGAGTGGCCCAAGGCGCTGGTAAAACCGCGCAGGGCCATGAACGTCATGTAGCCGGGGAGGGCGAGCGGCAGCAGGGTCAGCAACTGCATCGCCGAGTCGACGTTCTCCGGCTTCTGGCCGAACAGCAACAGCACCGGCTTGAGGTTCCACATCACCAGCGCCGAGACCAGCGCCAGGCCCCAGGCCAGCCACAGGCCGCTCTGCGCCAGGCGGGTGACGCCCTCGATGTCGTTGGCGCCCTTGCGGATGGCCACCAGCGTGCCGACCGCGGCGATCACGCCCAGGCAGAAGATCGATACGAACGAATAGCTTGCCGCACCCAGGCCACCACCGGCCAGGGCCTGCGGGCTGATGCGAGCCATCATCAGGGTGTCGGTGAGCACCATCAGCATGTGCGCCAACTGCGAGGCGATCAGCGGCCCGGCCAGGCGCAGCAAAGCCTTGAGTTCGGTGGTGGGCGCGACGTGCATGGGGGCGGTCCTTGTTGATGATTCTGGAAGCGAGCCGTCGATTCTGAGGCTTCGGTCAGCTTTGCACAAAAGGATAAATGCGATCAGTGTCATGAGTATGACTCATGCCTGTATGATCCTCCGCACCGACCCAGCTCCCGTATGACAGGTGCGCCATGATCCGCCAACTGCCTCCGCTCTATGCGCTGCGCGCATTCGAAGCCGCCGCTCGGCTGAGCTCGTTCACCCGTGCCGGTGAAGAGCTGGCGATTACCCAGAGCGCGGTGAGCCGGCATATCCGCACCCTGGAGGAGCATTTCGCCTGCCGCCTGTTCGTGCGCAATGGCCGCAGCCTGCAGCTGACCGAAGCCGCGCGCATGTTGCTGCCCGGTGTGCGTGATGGTTTCGCCTCGCTGGAGCGGGCCTGCGAAACCTTGCGCGGTGAAGATGACATCCTGCGCATGAAAGCCCCCTCGACCCTGACCATGCGCTGGCTGCTGGCACGCCTGAGTCGCTTCCGCCATCTGCAGCCGGGCAACGAGGTGCAACTGACCAGCGCCTGGATGGATGTCGACCATGTCGACTTCAACCAGGAACCGTTCGACTGTGCGGTGCTGCTCAGCGACGGCAGCTTCCCGGCGGACTGGGAAGTGCGCCGGCTGTTCTCCGAGTTGCTGATTCCGGTGGGTGCGCCGGACCTGCTCGATGACGCGCCCTGGGACGAGCGGCGCCTGGCCGGTATCGAGTTGTTGCACCCCACGCCGGACAAGCGCGACTGGCGGGCCTGGCTGGCGCGCATGGGCCTGACCGACAAGGTCTCGCTCAAGGGCGGGCAGGTGTTCGACACCTTGGAGCTGGGCATGATCGCCGCCGCGCGGGGCTACGGGATCTCCATGGGCGACCTGCTGATGGTGGCCGAGGATGTGGCGCAGCGGCGGTTGAGCCTGCCCTGGCCGACCGCGGTGGCCAGCGGCATGGACTACTACCTGGTGTGGCCACGGACCCGGCCAGGTGGGGAGCGCTTGCGCAGGCTCAGCGTGTTTCTGCAGGAAGAGGCGGAGGCGATGGATTTGCCGGCTGTGCAGATCCTTTCGGCGCAGGGCTAGCAACGTTCGAAAGGCCACGCAAAGAAAACGTTTGCGAATATCCCGGCCCCGCACTCAAGTATTTCCTACAGACGCCGATCAATTTGCACCAGCGTCCCGGAAGAGGACGCGATTCCCCGTTGATAGGAAGCGGGCGGTCAGCGTGATCAGGACGATCCCGGCCTCTTGCCAGGAGCCTTGCCATGTCTCAACCGCGTGCCCGAATCGCCTCGCAACTCGGGATCGCCCTCGCCATCGTGCTGGCGCTGGTGATCACCGGTAGCACCCTGTTCGCCCTGCGTTCGCTGGACGACGCCAACCTCACCACCCGCCAGGCGCACCTGGCCAGCGAGGCGCGGCTGCTGGCCGACCAGCTCGATACCTTCCACGGTTCGCTCAAGGACAACACCCAGCGCCTGAGCGGCCTGTTCGAGCGCCGGTTCGCCACCGGCCTGGTGCTGCACGCGGGGGAAACGGTCAACGTCGCAGGCGCCGCGACGCCCGCGTTGTACCTGGGTGATCACCTGCTGAACAACGATTTCCACCAGGTCGACGAGTTCCAGCAGATGACCGCCGGGGTTGCGACCCTGTTCGTGCGCAGCGGCGACGACTTCGTGCGCATCAGCACCAGCCTGACCAAGCAGGACGGCAGCCGCGCCATCGGCACCCAGCTCGACCGCCAGCATCCGGCCTATCCGAAACTGATGGCCGGGCAGACCTACGTCGGCCGCGCCGTGTTGTTCGACCGCAACTACATGACCCGCTATGTGCCGGTGCGTGATGACAGTGGCCGGGTGATCGCGGTGCTGTTCGTCGGCTTCGACTACACCGAGGCGCAAAATGCCCAGTTCGCCAACCTCAAGCGTTTCCGCATCGGCCAGACCGGTTCGCTGGCGTTGCTGGACGAGCAGGGCAAGTGGCTGGTACCGCCGGCGCAGGTGCGTGACGGCGAGGCGGCGGCCCAGGCGATCAAGGCGCTCAAGCCTGGGGTAGGGCAGTTCTGGGTCAGTGCCGGCGAGCAGTTGTTCAGCGTCACCGAGCCGTTCGCCGAAGGTCCGTGGACCGTGGTGGCAAGCATGCCCGAAGGCGAAATCCGCGAAGTGACCTGGAGTGTCGGCCTGCGCCTGGCCATTGGCAGCCTGTTGGCGATGCTGCTGGCCGTGGCCGCGACCCTCTGGCTGCTGCGCCGCAAGCTGCGCCCGCTCGGCGACCTGGTGCGCCAGGCCGAGGCCCTGGGTGCCGGCGACCTCAACGCCCGCCTGAGCGTCACCAGCCATGACGAGATCGGCCAGCTCGCCCGCAGCTTCAACCAGATGGGCGATGCCCTGGCGATCATGGTCGAGCATATCCGCACCGCCTCCGACCAGGTCAGTGGCCGCGCCCGCTCGCTGGCGGGCCTGTCGTCCGGCGCCTGCGAGGGCATGGACCAGCAGTCCGGCGAGATCACCAGCATGGCCGGCGCGGTGGAAGAATTCAGTGCCACCTCGATGAACATTGCCGACAACATGGCCGGGACCGAGCGCATGGCTCGCGATAACGCGCAGCAGACCCGCATCGGTCGCAGCGCCATGGACGAAGCCTCGGTCTCCCTGCGACAGATCGCCGAGGCACTGGGCGGAACCGCCAGTGTGATGGACACCTTGGGCGCTCGCTCGCAGGAGATTGGCGGCATTGTCGGCGTGATCACCTCGATTGCCGAGCAGACCAACCTGCTGGCGCTCAATGCCGCCATCGAAGCGGCCCGGGCTGGCGAGCAGGGCCGTGGTTTCGCCGTGGTCGCCGACGAGGTGCGCGGCCTGGCCGCGCGCACCCGCCAGGCCACCGACGAGATCTCGGGCATGATCGCCAGCATCCAGCAGCAGACCGGCCATGCCATCAGCACGCTGGAGCAGGGCAACCAGCTGATGCAGGAGGGCCTGGCGCGCAACGACAAGGTGGCCGAAGCCCTGGCGCGCATCGATGAGCAGAGCCGGGTGGCGGGCGAGCAGTTTGCCGTGATCAGCACCGCGACCCAGGAGCAGAGCAGCACCGCGACGGTGCTCAGCCGCAACCTGCAGAGCATCGCCCAGGCCAACAGCGAGCAGCGAGATGTGGCCAATGAGCTGGCCACGACGGCCCGCGAACTGGAAGGACTGGCGGGGCAGTTGCGCCAGGAAGTGGATCGGTTCCGCACCCACCGATAGTGCACTGGGGCTGCCTTGCAGCCCTTTCGCCGCGGTTCGTCGCCACGACAAGCCGGCTCCCACAAGGGTACGCGTTATCCTGTGGGAGCCGGCTTGCCGGCGAAAGGGCCGCAGAGCGGCCCCGGCTTTGCGAAGTCCTACATCGTGCCCAGACCCAACGCCTGCGCACACGCCTGCAACGACCTACGCTCGCTCTGCGCATACAGCGCCAGCTCATCCTGCACCTTCAGCCCCAGCGCCTGCTCGAAGGCCTCGCGGTTGGCATTGCTGCCATAGTCGGCCTGGCCATCGTCCCCCAGGTTGGACTGGAAGATCCCCGCCGCACTCACCGGCAGGAAGTCCTCATACACCAGCGCTTCGTAATGCACATGCCCGGCGTCGATCAGCCCCTGCAGCGTGGTGGGACGGCCAGGTTGCCCGCGTGCCGCCAGCCCCTTGTCGGTGGCGAAGTAGCGGAAGTAGGCCAGCCCTTGTTCGCGCATCTGCCCCAAGTCGTCCGGAAATTCGGCGAAATGCTCGGCGAGCAGAGTCATGTAGCGTTCGGCATTGGCCTCGGCCGGCACGCCGCCCAGGGCCGCGCGGGTCGCGTCCAGCAGGCGGTCGTACAGCTGGCGCCCCTTGGGTGTCAGCGCCGCGCCGCGTTGTTCGATCTCGCCGAAGCGCGCCGTGTGGCTGCCCTGGGCATCGCTGAAAGCGACCCTTTCCTGCAGGGCCTTGAAGCTGGTCTGGCGTAGCAGTATCGGGTGGCGGCGGGTGGGCGGCCCCTCGACCACGGCCTTGGGTGGAATGCCCTTGGCCGGCATGCCGAGCTGGATGGCGTCGATGTCCAGGGTGCGTGGGGTCAAGTGGTTGATGTGGGGGCCTTTGAACGCCACCACGTCAGCGATCAGGCGGTGCTGGTCGTGCAATTGCTGGTACTGCTCGGCAGTGACGGTGGCGTCCTGGTGCCAACGGAAGGTGTGCAGTGCTTCGTCGACGAACGTGTCGGCATCGCTCGCGTTCAGGCCACCATCGCGTTCGCATTGAGCGATCAACTCCAGCACACGGGCGGTGAAGATCTGCCGCTTGTCGAGGATGCCCTGGGCCAGTGTGCGCAGTTGCGGGTTGTGGATAAGTTCCAGGCGCAGCAGCGAAGTGAACACGCGGAACGGGCTGACATGCAGCGACTGCTCATGCACGGCGCGGAACGCGGTGGAATGCACCGGTACGCCGGCGGAGCTCAGGTCGTAGTAGCCGACGGGTGCCATGCCCATGACCGCGAACAGGCGGGCGATGGTGGCGAGCTCCTCGGCGGTGCCCACGCGGATGGCGCCATGGCGCTCCTGGTCGAGGCGTTCGATCTCGCCGGTCCAGCTCAGGGCCTCGGCCACCTTGGGCTGCGCGGCCATCACCTGCCGGTTGGTTTCGCTCACCAGATCAAGCAGCGTGCCGTACAGAGGGACTTCCTGCTTGTACATGAGCGACATGGCGGCAGAGAACTGCGCACGGATGCTGTCGGGGCTGACGAAATCGTGGGCGGGCATCGCAAGCTTCCTGGATGAGTGGAGGACACTTACATGAAAGCTGGGAATGGAGATGCCGTACAAGCGAAAAAAAGTGCGGGGTTCATTCCATTTTTGATCGACCTTGACGACCCTATCGCGGGGAAAGCCCGCTCTCACGACTGAGTCAGTGGTCGCGCCGCTGGATCTGCTCGGCAACCCACTCCACCAACGCCCGCACCTTCGGCACCTCCGCCGAATGCTCGGCATACGCCAAGTAATGCGCGCCATTGCTCTTCATCGCATGGTCCCAGGCCAGCACCAGGCTGCCCTCAGCCAGCTCTTTGGCCACCAAGTAACTTGGCACCAACGCCACCCCGCATCCGGCTTGCGCCGCGCTCAAGGCCATGTAGAAGGTATCGAAGCGCGGCCCATGGTAGCTGTTGTCGGTATGCAGCCCTTGCTCCAGGAACCATTCGTGCCATGCCTGTGGTCGCGAGGTGCTCTGTAGCAGCACCAGCTCCGCCACCGCGCCGGCGTCAGGCAGGGTGCGCCCTTGCAACAGCTCCGGCGCGCACACCGGCAGCACTTCTTCGCCGAACAGCTCGATGCAGGTCGCCCCGGGCCAGGTGCCCTGGCCATAGAAGAACACCACGTCGGCCGAGCCCTGCAGCAGGGCGAAAGGCTCCATTTCGTTGCGGATGTCCAAGTGCAGGTTCGGGTGGCGCTTGCCGAAGCCCTTGAGGTGCGGGATCAGCCAGCGCACGCCGAAACTCGGTTGAGTGGCTACCTTCAATACTTCGGTCTGCGAGCCGTAGCTCAGGACATAGCGGCTGGACATGTCCACCTGGGTAAGGATCTTGTTCACCTCGGCCAGGTACAGGCTGCCGGCCGGCGTCAGTTGCAGGCGGCGGCGAATGCGCAGGAACAGGTGATGGCGCAGCATCTCCTCGAGTTGCGCCACTTGCTTGCTCACCGCGCTCTGCGTCAGGTGCAGTTCCTCGGCGGCGCGGGTGAAGCTCAGGTGACGGGCTGCGGCCTCGAAGCACTGCAGGGCGGTCATGGACGGTACCAGGCGTTTGGACATAAGCGGTCTCGGCGGCTGAAATCATTACCTGGCGGAATGATATGCGGAATAAAGGTCGTTTGTTGCACCCGAGTAATCGGATTAATACTGACCCACGACATTTTCAAGCCCTTCACCCGATGTAAGGAGAAGCACGATGGTTGCTGGATTGCTCGAGCGCCTTGGCGTTGCCGCCGCGGCTCACACCCAGGGCGATTACCCTGTCCATACCCCCATCGACGGCAGCCAGATCGCCTCGGTGAAGTTGCTCGGCAAGGCCGACACGGTTGCCCGCATCGACCAGGCGCAACAGGCCTTCGAAGCCTGGCGCAGCGTGCCGGCCCCTCGTCGTGGCGAGTTGGTGCGCCTGTTCGGCGAAGTGCTGCGCGAGCACAAGGCCGACCTCGGCGAGCTGGTGTCCATCGAAGCAGGCAAGATCACCCAGGAAGGCCTGGGCGAAGTGCAGGAAATGATCGATATCTGCGACTTCGCCGTCGGCCTGTCGCGCCAGCTGTACGGCCTGACCATCGCCTCCGAGCGTCCGGGCCACCATATGCGTGAAACCTGGCACCCGCTGGGCGTGGTCGGGGTGATCAGCGCCTTCAACTTCCCGGTGGCGGTGTGGGCGTGGAACACCGCGCTGGCGCTGGTGGCGGGGAACGCCGTGGTGTGGAAGCCCTCCGAGAAGACCCCGCTCACCGCGCTGGCGTGCCAGGCATTGTTCGACAAAGCCCTGAAAGCCTTCGGCGACGCCCCTGCGGGTGTGGCGCAACTGGTGATCGGTGGCCGCGATGCCGGCGAAGCACTGGTCGACGATTCACGCGTGGCGTTGGTCAGTGCCACCGGTAGTACCCGCATGGGCCGCGAAGTGGGGCCGCGGGTGGCGGCGCGTTTCGGCCGCAGCATCCTCGAACTGGGTGGCAACAACGCCATGATCCTGGCCCCGAGCGCCGACCTCGACCTGGCCGTGCGCGGCATCCTGTTCTCTGCCGTGGGCACCGCCGGCCAACGCTGCACCACCCTGCGCCGGCTGATCGTGCATCGTTCGATCAAGGACGACGTGGTCGCCCGTGTCAAAGCCGCCTACGGCAAGGTGCGCATCGGTGACCCTCGCAAGGACAACCTGGTCGGCCCACTGATCGACAAGCAGTCGTTCGATGCCATGCAGGGCGCGCTGGCCAAGGCCCGCGACGAAGGCGGGCAGGTCTTCGGTGGCGAGCGCCAGCTCGCCGAGCAGTACCCGAACGCCTACTACGTGTCGCCGGCCATTGCCGAGATGCCGGCCCAGAGCGAGGTGGTGCGCCACGAGACCTTCGCGCCGATCCTCTACGTGCTGGCCTACGACGACTTCGAAGAGGCCCTGCGCCTGAACAACGAAGTGCCGCAAGGCCTGTCGTCGTGCATCTTCACCACCGACCTGCGCGAAGCCGAACGTTTCCAGAGCGCCTCGGGCAGCGACTGTGGCATCGCCAACGTCAACATCGGCACCAGCGGCGCGGAGATCGGCGGGGCGTTCGGTGGCGAGAAGGAAACCGGCGGTGGCCGTGAATCCGGTTCCGATGCCTGGAAAGGTTACATGCGCCGTCAGACCAACACCGTGAACTACTCTCGCGAATTGCCACTGGCGCAAGGGATCGTGTTCGACTGATGATCGTCGCGGGGGCTTTGCCCCCGTTTCGCCGGCAAGCCGGCTCCCACAGCGACCGCGTCGATCTTTGTGGGAGCCGGCTTGTCGTGGCGACGAACCGCGACGATGGGCCGCAACAAGAATAAAATCTGCTGGAGCCGGTCATGTCCGAACTGCGTCAAGAATGCTTGTGGGAACACCTCACCCAGCCGACCGTTGCCGCCCAGGCCCTGGCCGGCGAGCACAAGGCCGATGTCTGCGTGATCGGCGGCGGCATCACCGGCCTGTCGGCGGCTATCCATCTGCTGGAGCAGGGCAAGACGGTGATCCTGCTGGAGGCCTGGAAAATCGGCCATGGCGGCTCCGGGCGCAACGTCGGCCTGGTCAACGCCGGCACCTGGATCCGCCCCGACGACGTCGAGGCCACCCTCGGGCACAAGCAGGGTGGACGCCTGAACAAGGTCCTCGGCGAGGCCCCGGGCGAAGTGTTCGCCATGATCGAGCGCCTGGGTATCGACTGCCAGGCCCGGCACCAGGGCACGCTGCACATGGCACACAATGCCACCGGCATCGCCGACCTCGAAGCCCGCCACCAGCAGTGGACCCGGCGCGGCGCCGACGTCGAGCTGCTGACCGGCGCGCAATGCCAGGAATACTGCGGTACCGACAAGATTTCCGCCGCGCTGCTCGACCGCCGCGCCGGCACCATCAACCCCATGGGTTACACCCAGGGCCTGGCCGCTGCCGTGACTCGGCTGGGCGGCAAGCTGTTCCAGCAGTCCACGGTCGAAGGCCTGGAGCGCGATGGCGATGCCTGGCGGGTGAAAACGGCGCGCGGCGCGGTGCGTGCCGACAAGGTGGTGATCTCCACCGGTGCCTACACCGAAGGCGATTGGAGCAACCTGCAGAAGCACTTCTTCCGCGGCTACTACTACCAGGTCGCTTCCAAGCCGTTGCACGGCGCCGCCGCCGACCAGGTCCTGCCCCATGGCCAGGGCTCGTGGGACACCCGCACCGTGCTCAGCAGCATCCGCCGCGACGAACAGGGCCGGCTGCTGCTCGGCAGCCTTGGCCGGGTCGACAACAAGCCCGCCTGGTTCGTGCGCAGCTGGGCCGACCGCATCCAGAGCCACTACTACCCGGCGTTGGGCA
This sequence is a window from Pseudomonas maumuensis. Protein-coding genes within it:
- the amaA gene encoding L-pipecolate oxidase; this encodes MSELRQECLWEHLTQPTVAAQALAGEHKADVCVIGGGITGLSAAIHLLEQGKTVILLEAWKIGHGGSGRNVGLVNAGTWIRPDDVEATLGHKQGGRLNKVLGEAPGEVFAMIERLGIDCQARHQGTLHMAHNATGIADLEARHQQWTRRGADVELLTGAQCQEYCGTDKISAALLDRRAGTINPMGYTQGLAAAVTRLGGKLFQQSTVEGLERDGDAWRVKTARGAVRADKVVISTGAYTEGDWSNLQKHFFRGYYYQVASKPLHGAAADQVLPHGQGSWDTRTVLSSIRRDEQGRLLLGSLGRVDNKPAWFVRSWADRIQSHYYPALGKVEWEMHWTGCIDFTPDHLMRLFEPAPGLVAVTGYNGRGNTTGTVIGRAFAEFLLKDDPDSLPIPFSPMKPVSAPSLRTAFYESGFSLYHAGQCLRVVL
- the amaB gene encoding L-piperidine-6-carboxylate dehydrogenase, which produces MVAGLLERLGVAAAAHTQGDYPVHTPIDGSQIASVKLLGKADTVARIDQAQQAFEAWRSVPAPRRGELVRLFGEVLREHKADLGELVSIEAGKITQEGLGEVQEMIDICDFAVGLSRQLYGLTIASERPGHHMRETWHPLGVVGVISAFNFPVAVWAWNTALALVAGNAVVWKPSEKTPLTALACQALFDKALKAFGDAPAGVAQLVIGGRDAGEALVDDSRVALVSATGSTRMGREVGPRVAARFGRSILELGGNNAMILAPSADLDLAVRGILFSAVGTAGQRCTTLRRLIVHRSIKDDVVARVKAAYGKVRIGDPRKDNLVGPLIDKQSFDAMQGALAKARDEGGQVFGGERQLAEQYPNAYYVSPAIAEMPAQSEVVRHETFAPILYVLAYDDFEEALRLNNEVPQGLSSCIFTTDLREAERFQSASGSDCGIANVNIGTSGAEIGGAFGGEKETGGGRESGSDAWKGYMRRQTNTVNYSRELPLAQGIVFD